In the genome of Candidatus Nitrosotenuis sp. DW1, one region contains:
- a CDS encoding SIR2 family protein codes for MKIALFLGAGASVPYHKPTTTQLKELLSEKYGGNPYAHLLDHNQLPDIEYVLSAIKQTLEYSTTHGGEFLKTYDQTFFNLITGLKNVKEHFENEVFDNYSWNNDDDNTVNAILNPIFKMISDNSQEVIVFTTNYDRAIEEFCSNDDNHYRCIDGFKLHEDSDRFLWNDGDYSYADSIQNKTKVFLYKIHGSLNWKKHRKYGIEKTTYERKPQDPNYEEDFLIYPTLSPKEEANGREPYNTILKKFDEIMKSIDVCIVIGFSFRDEHINEKFKEFVDRGGTLIAISPSSQYDFRTRILNHTPTEEEKQAWENLPYARLTGTGGKDSVNWNIQFVQKRLEIGTIKEILHDITRTLQPKEHLF; via the coding sequence TTGAAGATAGCATTATTTCTTGGTGCAGGTGCATCTGTTCCTTACCATAAACCCACCACGACACAACTAAAAGAATTATTGTCTGAAAAATACGGTGGTAATCCATACGCTCACCTGTTGGATCATAATCAGCTTCCTGATATAGAATACGTTCTTAGTGCAATTAAACAAACATTAGAATATTCAACTACGCACGGTGGGGAATTTCTCAAAACATATGATCAGACATTTTTTAATCTGATTACTGGCCTCAAAAACGTTAAAGAGCATTTTGAAAATGAGGTGTTTGATAATTATTCATGGAACAATGACGACGATAACACTGTAAATGCAATTCTTAACCCAATATTCAAAATGATATCTGATAATTCACAGGAAGTTATTGTTTTCACTACTAATTATGACCGAGCAATAGAAGAATTTTGTAGTAATGATGATAATCATTATCGTTGTATTGATGGGTTTAAACTTCATGAAGATAGTGATAGATTTCTTTGGAATGATGGAGATTATTCGTATGCAGACTCAATTCAAAATAAAACAAAGGTGTTCCTATACAAGATTCATGGTTCTTTGAATTGGAAAAAACATCGAAAATATGGGATAGAAAAAACCACTTATGAGCGAAAACCACAGGATCCAAATTATGAAGAAGATTTTTTGATTTACCCAACATTATCGCCAAAAGAAGAAGCCAATGGCAGAGAACCATACAATACAATTCTAAAAAAATTTGACGAGATTATGAAATCCATAGACGTTTGTATTGTGATTGGATTTTCCTTTAGAGATGAACATATTAATGAAAAGTTTAAGGAATTTGTTGATCGTGGTGGAACTCTTATTGCGATATCCCCAAGTTCACAATATGATTTTAGAACTCGTATTTTGAATCACACACCAACTGAAGAAGAAAAACAAGCATGGGAAAACTTACCATATGCACGATTAACTGGTACTGGTGGTAAAGATAGTGTCAACTGGAATATCCAATTTGTGCAGAAGAGGTTAGAAATTGGAACTATCAAAGAAATACTTCATGACATAACTCGTACACTTCAACCAAAAGAACATTTATTTTAA